From Coturnix japonica isolate 7356 chromosome 3, Coturnix japonica 2.1, whole genome shotgun sequence, the proteins below share one genomic window:
- the TMX4 gene encoding thioredoxin-related transmembrane protein 4, which translates to MAASGGVVLLLVVAFGPLAASFFSSSPVGSPGGPRSRVQVLSGSNWSLVLQGQWMVEFYAPWCPACQQIELIWESFAKESEKLDITVGKVDVTQEPGLSGRFFVTTLPTIYHANDGVFRRYRGSRTLEDLQSYILEKKWEAVEPVAGWKSPSSIMMHGMAGLFHLSGCIRQIHNYLTDTLGFHVWMSYAVFILATLLIGLFLGLMLVLISDCLCPSKSNYRNETSEVITKENMENAENAVLEEPEEATELSADDAEEAAEVKDLSEGEDAPNSSVDDSEEDLALGKESGEEEEMEDLNEQPLADSETESSVRQRRSQVADHGL; encoded by the exons ATGGCGGCTAGTGGCGGTGTGGTTCTGCTTTTGGTGGTCGCGTTCGGTCCTCTCGCCGCTTCGTTTTTCTCCTCGTCGCCCGTGGGCAGCCCCGGCGGGCCGCGGAGCCGCGTGCAGGTGCTGAGCGGCTCCAACTGgagcctggtgctgcagggccagTGGATGGTGGAGTT cTATGCTCCTTGGTGTCCAGCTTGTCAACAGATTGAATTGATATGGGAGAGCTTTGCCAAAGAAAGTGAGAAGTTGGATATCACTGTGGGAAAGGTGGATGTTACTCAAGAGCCAG GATTGAGTGGTCGTTTCTTTGTCACAACACTTCCTACAATCTACCA TGCGAATGATGGAGTATTTCGCAGATACCGAGGCTCACGGACATTGGAAGATCTTCAAAGTTacattttggagaaaaaatgggAAGCTGTGGAGCCCGTAGCAGGATGGAAGTCTCCATCTTCTATAAt GATGCATGGTATGGCAGGACTATTTCATCTCTCTGGGTGTATCAGG CAAATTCATAACTACCTCACTGACACTCTTGGATTTCATGTTTGGATGTCTTACGCAGTCTTCATCTTGGCTACCTTACTGATTGGCCTGTTCCTGGGTTTG ATGCTGGTTTTGATTTCAGACTGCCTTTGTCCATCGAAGTCGAATTACAGAAACGAAACATCTG AGGTAATTACAAAGGAGAATATGGAGAATGCAGAGAATGCAGTGTTGGAAGAACCGGAGGAGGCCACAGAGCTTTCTGCAGATGATGCAGAAGAGGCTGCAGAGGTAAAAGATCTCTCAGAAGGAGAAGATGCACCAAATTCAAGTGTTGATGACTCTGAAGAGGACTTGGCACTTGGAAAAGAATCAggtgaagaagaagaaatggaagactTGAACGAGCAGCCTTTGGCTGATTCAGAGACTGAAAGCTCAGTAAGACAGCGTCGAAGTCAGGTGGCTGATCATGGACTGTAG